One part of the Rutidosis leptorrhynchoides isolate AG116_Rl617_1_P2 chromosome 1, CSIRO_AGI_Rlap_v1, whole genome shotgun sequence genome encodes these proteins:
- the LOC139848068 gene encoding uncharacterized protein: protein MLTKTPKEILLQERVARSFPDPQPLAENSRRDKFKFCIFHDDYGHDTNRSRDLAELIAEAFEQGKLDHLIVQGAASTANVIILPAESNAPQVPNAADLKAPAVKNLGVKMVSKKENLREIQVINVVEVQGEMSVFQVSEQSSNWQCPSITFPPINLSVDLDKPVVVSCHIVNNGIIILKVHVDTGSSVDVMYEQCFNKLPAHIKALLKPTAVSLAGFSGESTWSIGQLELQVELVEDRNESLKRFNMILGRTALRMFGAIPSTLHGMVKLSTCKGIGTLTSVVIEPLYTMITARESIGVEGHAVLA from the exons ATGTTAACAAAGACGCCGAAAGAAATTCTTTTGCAAGAAAGAGTAGCGAGATCTTTCCCTGATCCTCAACCTTTAGCGGAAAACAGCAGACGTGATAAATTCAAGTTTTGCATTTTCCATGATGACTATGGTCACGATACTAACCGCAGTAGGGATTTGGCAGAGTTAATTGCGGAGGCATTTGAGCAAGGTAAATTGGACCATTTAATAGTTCAAGGTGCTGCAAGTACTGCAAATGTGATTATCTTGCCCGCAGAATCTAATGCTCCGCAAGTACCAAATGCCGCTGATTTAAAAGCTCCCGCAGTGAAGAATCTAGGGGTTAAAATGGTGAGCAAGAAAGAGAATTTGCGCGAAATTCAGGTTATTAATGTAGTAGAGGTTCAAGGCGAAATGTCAGTGTTCCAAGTATCTGAGCAATCCTCGAACTGGCAATGTCCCTCTATTACTTTTCCTCCTATAAACTTGAGCGTGGATCTTGATAAACCAGTAGTGGTTTCATGCCACATTGTGAATAATGGCATTATAATTCTGAAGGTGCATGTTGATACTGGTAGCAGTGTGGATGTAATGTATGAGCAATGTTTCAACAAGTTGCCTGCACATATTAAAGCTTTGctaaaacctactgcggtttcgctAGCTGGTTTTTCAGGAGAATCTACTTGGTCTATTGGTCAGTTGGAATTGCAAGTTGAATTAGTAGAAGACCGCAATGAATCGCTAAAGCG GTTTAACATGATTCTTGGTCGcactgctttgcgcatgtttggcgcaatACCATCTACGTTGCATGGAATGGTGAAACTTTCTACTTGCAAAGGCATTGGTACACTGACTTCGGTGGTAATTGAACCACTTTACACGATGATTACTGCACGAGAAAGCATTGGTGTTGAAGGGCATGCGGTGCTCGCTTAA